The following nucleotide sequence is from Gammaproteobacteria bacterium.
TCTTGGCTTAAATTGGTCTAATAACAAGATCAACAGTGTCCAGCAGTATTTAAATGAATTATTTTATCAGTTTTAATTGCTGGCAACTCCTAAGCTATTATTAATAAATACTCCGCAAAGATCGTAAGTCGTCATGGTGCACATCTTGTTGTTAAAGATGATCAAGGCATCAGACATACTTGCATATCTTCTAAAAAATTCAGCCATATTGTTTGCGGTGATCGTGTCGAGTGCTCCAAAATTGATCAAGATAGAGACCAAATTCTTAATATCCTGCCACGTAAAAATGAACTTGTACGACAAACCGAATATGCAAAGAAATCAGTCGCCGCAAACATAGATACTATTATTATAGTTTGTGCAGTTGAACCCGAGCCTTCATTGGAATTAATCGATCACTACATTGTTGCAGCAGAGCAATTGCCCTCCGACGTAGTTATTACTTTAAATAAAATTGACTTAGAAAATCATTTATCAATTATAGAGTCATTGCAGTCCAAATATACTAATCTACCGTACCCAATCGTCACAACAAGCAAGCTTTCTTCTATTCATAATTTAGATGCCTTAATAAATCTACTAAAAAATAAAACGTGCATTTTTGTTGGTCAATCAGGCGTCGGTAAATCAACATTAATTAATGCGCTAGTCCCAAATATTAATATTGACACACAAGAAATATCAGACTTAAGTCGGCAAGGCCGGCATACGACAAGCTCAACCACATTATACGACCTCCCCTTAGGAGGAGAATTAATTGATTCTCCAGGTGTAAGAGAGTTTGTCATGCCTAAACTTGATGCAAAAAGCATTAGCAAAGGATTTGTCGAAATTGAAAAATTTAGAAATGAATGCAAATTTCATAATTGCATACACATACAAGAACCTAAATGCGCAGTACTCGAAGCAGTTAAAGAAAATAGAATTAATAAGCAGCGTTATGAATCGTATTTAAAAATGATGGATAATATAAAAGAAGAAAATTATCAATAATGTTTGCGGCTGTTAAACGCTTGTGCAATCGTATTCTGATCTACAAACTCTAACTCCCCTCCTACCGGTACACCTTGTGCAAGGCGAGTTGTTTTAATATCTTGCTTACGCGCCATCTCACTCAGCACATGCGCTGTTACCTCACCTTCAACCGTTGAATTGGTTGCCAGAATCATCTCTTCAATATTCTGCTCAGTGAGACGCTTTTCAAGCACTTCTAAACCAAGTTCTTTAGGGCCTATCCCGTCCAGTGGCGAAAGGCGACCCATCAAAACAAAATACATACCTTTATAATCAGTGCTCTTTTCAATAGTGAATACATCTGCTGGACTCTCAACCACACAAATCTGCTTAATTAAGCGAGAATTATCATTACAAATTACACATAAATCATGCTCTGTAAAAGTACGGCAGTTAGCACAATGTCCTATTTCTTTTACAGCCTTGTTAAGGTTATCAGCTAAATTTTTTGCGCCATCACGATTACGTTGCAATAAATGAAATGCCATTCTTTGCGCAGATTTAGGACCTACACCAGGCAGACACTTTAAAGACTCGATCAGGGCGTCCAAAAGCGTTGGGGGCTGCGAACCATTACCTGAAAAACCAAATGACATGTTATTTACTTAGCGAAAATTCTAGAACGGGAGCTTCATACCTGGTGGTAAGTTTAATCCACTCGTTAACCCTGACATTTGATCTTTAGTCAGTTCTTCAACTTTATTGGAAGCATCGTTCATTGCTGCAGCAATTAAGTCTTCCAACATTTCTTTATCGTCTTTCAATAAACTATCGTCAACCTGAACTCTACGGACCGCATGCTTGCCTGTCATAGTAACTTTAACCAAACCGCCACCCGCTTGCCCTTCTACTTCTAAATTCTTTAGTTCATCCTGCGCCTTTTGCATGTCTTCTTGCATTTTCTGCGCTTGCTTCATTAAGTTGCCAATTCCACCTTTCATAATTTCACCTATTTATCTCATCCATTTATTCATAGAAATAATTGTTAATGGGTTTCACATATACTCAGATATTGCGTCTATATCGATTAGATTTATAATGGCTTCACTGACCCTTCAATAATTTCTGCGCCGAATTGTGATTTTAACGCCTTTACTGCTTCATCTGACTCAGCAGTTTTCTCTGCTTGTGATTGTATTTTTTCTCTTGCTCGATCTTTCTTTTTAGCTGGAGTCTCAAGCTGATTCGAAGAAATTTCGATAATTAATTTGAGTTCATTGCCAAAATATTCTTGCAAAGCTTTTTCTAATCTTTGCTGAGCACCTTTGGTAGCAATTCCTTCGTGTTTATATGCTAGATGCAGGGTGATCGTTTCATCCGTTATAGACTCTATACTGCAATTAGATGCAAGCGAATAAGAAACTGCTTGTAAACCAAGTTTTTCGACTAACTTTGGCCATTCTTCATTATTTTCACTTAGATCTTTCAGCGATGCATTTTTGTTGGGTTTTCCCGCTTTGTTAGATTCAGAACTTTCTTTAATTTTTTTTTCTGTTTTCTGCGTCGTATCTGTTTTTTTTAACGTGTTGCCAGGAGAGGGAGCCACATCTATTTTTATTTTCGTGCTCTCCGTTGGCCTAAACGTCAGCATTCGCAATAATGTCATCTCTAATGCACTTTGCGGTGTAGTAGACAAATACAAATCTCGCTTACCAATTAATGCAATTTGATAATACAACTGAACATCTTCAGGACTAAAACTACCCGTCAACTCTTTTACAAGTGCCGCATCAAACTCTAACGTTTCTAGCATACTCGGCACTGCTTGTGACAACGCCACTTGATGCAAAACTTCTATTATATCTACAAATAAACCATTAAAATCTGCCGAAAGTTGCGCTAACTCTTGTGTTGCTTGCATGATAGCGGCTGAATCTGAATTTGCTAATGCTTGCATCAATTTATGCAAAAACTCTCTAGGCACTGTGCCTAACATTTCATGTATGGCTATATCCGTAACATTGCCATCACTATAAGCGATTGCTTGATCTAACAAACTGAGAGAATCACGCATACTGCCATCAGCAGAACGTGCTAATGCATGCAAAGCATTTTTTTCGAAAGAAATTTCTTCTGCTTGCAAGAGTTTTTTTAACTGCGTAGTAATGGCATCATTTGATAGACGTTTAAGATTAAATTGCAAACAACGGGACAAAACAGTGATAGGTAATTTTTGCGAATCTGTAGTTGCCAACAAAAACTTAACATGAGGCGGCGGCTCTTCTAAAGTTTTTAACAATGCATTAAAACTGTGCCCAGATAACATATGCACTTCATCAATTAAGTAGACTTTAAAATTACCTCGTGTGGGACTATATTGAACATTGTCCAGAAGCTCTCTTGTATCTTCAACTTTAGTACGTGATGCGGCATCCACTTCAATCAAGTCAATAAATCTTCCTGCGTCGATCTCCTCACATGAACCACAGGTTCCACACGGTGAAGAAGTCATGCCTTGCTCACAATTTAAACACTTTGCAAATATACGCGCCAAAGTGGTTTTACCGACCCCTCTAGTACCAGTAAATAGATATGCGTGATGAATTCTTTCTTGGTCTAGCGCATTTGCTAATGCTTTTACCACATGACCTTGCCCAACCACTTCAGTAAAATTTTTAGGCCGCCACTTACGCGCTAATGCTTGATAACTCATTTAATGATGGTTTGAAATTCGTATTTAGATCGAAATTTAATGATGTGCAATTAACTTATTATATAGTGCGACCTGTGCCAGCAATCCCGTTGTACCCGAAGCAACTGTTACCGTTGCTCCCTTCCAGGCCTGGCGGAGTTCACAGCATTTCGTCACATGGGCACTGACACAGGCCGCAGCAAGACTATAACTTACAGCTCGTCGTATTAAAACATGGCAAATACTGATTAAAGTATAACCAGACCTTTAAATTTGGATATAAAATAATACCTTACTCGTAAAGGAGGATGTATGTCTTTGTTATTTTTGCTCTCACCTAGGAGGGTATTTACCAAAGCAAAAACTCGAATAGGTAAGGCTAATTGGGAATTCTGGATAGGTAACTTTTTTGTAGTTTTTTCTACCGTTCTAGGTGTGTACTTGGCGGCTCACGCTGCACTTGAGACGGCAATACAATTTGAAGCCGTAAGAGCAGATCGTGACAGTTATTACGTACGTACTTCACTTCATAATGAGCTTGAGAATAACATCGACGTGTATGAGGAAATTATTAAAAATTATCGTAACGGCAAAAGTGGCTATAGTAAAAACAGTCAATGGCAAAATCATCCAGAATATTTTGTGTGGGAATCTCTCAAATCTTCGCCCGCATTATTAACCACACCGCCTGAAATATTAGCTGGGGTAAGCAACTTTTATAAGTATTCAGGACTGGTTATAGAAAAATTAAGTAAAAGAGGTCCAACAAACGATACTGTATATATAGCCAATAAATTTGATGAAAAAATTATTGAATTCAAAGAAAAAACTTTGCTATTACTTGAAAATAATCTTGATTCACTAAGAGAAGAATTAATTACGCAAAAAATTGAGCTACAATAAACGCCATTAAATTCAAAAGTTGAACCTATAGATAAAAGAAAGAAACATGCCTTACGTAAATATAAAAGTAACGAAAGAAAATGTAACATCACAACAAAAGTCAGAGCTTATAAAAGGTGTAACAGCACTACTTGAAAATGTGTTAAATAAAAATCCTGCCACGACAATAGTAGTTATAGACGAAGTAGACACAGACAACTGGGGAATTGCTGGCGAACCAGTAACACTAAGAAGAAAGCGCGGTGAATAAAGAACTTAGATACACCCCATAATGCTAAAGCACTTCATTTGTTGTCGTGCCTAAGGGCTAAGTTCAAAATCAATACGTGAAAGAAAAAGGGAGATGGAGTACGCACCTCCCTATATTACGTCAAGCCGGACCAGAGCCTGGTAGTTAGAGAAAGGCCTTTTCTATAAGGCCTTCTTTTTATTTATATCTGTATTGGAGTAACACCCATGCTTTACGAGTATCTACACCAAAATCATCTGCATCGTAGTCTGCGTATTTTATGGCTCCAAGCAAATTCTTCACACCGAAGATATTGGGCTTGCCCCACAATAAATTTAACTCATCTCCATAGTCAGAAATCCTTCCACTGGAGCCTGCACCTGTGAAGGTTTTATCTGCTTCATAGTCGTGATAGGCCACCACAATTTTATTTTTACCAATGGTGTCACCAAAAAGACCCAATACTTGAAACGTAATACTGGTATCTTCAAGGCCGCCCACAGGGGTCGCTGATCCACCTGGCGCACCTACGAACACGTCTGCCCATCCATTAAAAGCGTGAACAGTAGCCAAAGGGGTTTGTAGTGCATTTCCACCATCACCTTGCCCTTCTAGAACTTCATAACCCACTCTGATCTGATAAGAAGGCTCACCTACAGGCAGAAATCCAACGTTATCAACTCTCGTTCCGCCCCAATTTAAGCCTAACTCTATATTGATATAATCATTGTCATCAAGTTCAGTATTGACCTGCACACCCATGGCGTTTTCACCTTCATCGCCTTTTGGATCTTGGTTAGCCCATTCGAATTCAGTTTGTAAATTAACGTTACCTATTTCGTGTGTACCGACAAAACGTGCACCCCAGGTATCTGAATCTAGCGCATTGGGTGGTACTGCACCAGGACCTGCTGGTAGTCCAGAACCTTCTTGAAAGGGTGGAGTTCTGCGGTTGTCATCAAAGTCTAACAAATACCCATAAGCTGTTAGTGTTCCAATTTCTGGGAAGGTGTAGCTTACATTTATTAAATGACCATCATCAAATTTCCATTCATCAAAAAGAGACCCAGCTCCAAACAGTCGCTTCACTTTTTTTACATATGAGTATGAAAAGTTAAGGTTTTTAATCGAGCTGCTATCAAATCTAAATGCATTCATGGATACGTTATTATTACGCCAAATAACATCACCTACCCAACGATGGTTGTTATAAATAATGGTTTGTCTGCCTAATTTAAAAGAAGTCTTTCCATCACAAAATCCTGCTCCTGGCGAAGCTCCGCAGGAAGAATTATTACCACTGCGCCAACCAATATAGGCTTCATTCACTTCCCCAAAATCATTGTCCGGAATAATGGCGTTTCCTTCAGCAAGCCTAGAACCTACTGGACCAGGGGGAATTCTAAAATCATCATCTAGGTTGAGAGCATCATCATTAAGATTAATTGCCGCTTCTAATTCTCCACGCAAATAAAATCCTTTATAACGAGCCGTGGTAAAGCCAAGTTGAGCTCGGATACTGGATAAAGACGCATCATTCGTACCTGCAAGTGGAGTCCCGCCTCGATCTTCTTGCACATCCTCATGTCTTGCCCTAAGCCACAAATCTGAACCGCCTTGCGTAAACATGGCGTTTAGTGTTCCTACTTCAGGGTAGAGTTTATGATGTGCGTTAAAGTGTGCATTGGGAACATCATTAAATCCTACTGCGTTAGCACTTTGAGCGATCATGAATATGGCAATCGCCACAAGGTACGGTAGTGGTTTGAAATAGACCATGGGTACTTCTCCTCCCTTGAAAGAATTAGGCCGAGATTACTTGAATCCCGACCGGATACTGACTTAGTAATTTGTAAATTTTATAGTTATTATATACTAATCTTATGGGCTGTTATATTATCTTAATAATCAATATAAAAGAACGGCACGTTATTCGTCCAAGACTTTGTCGTTATTGAACTCATAGGTGTTAGCTATGGATATGCACCGCTTACATAGTTATGCATTTGTGCCACTCTATTATTTAGTGACAAGGAAATGCTTGCGCATGTCGCACATCGTGAGCAGCGTTATGCACGGCCGCCGTACTTACGAAACCAGCACCGTATAGAATCACTGATCCTAAAATAAATGCGCATGCAATTTGTAACGGCTTTGATAGCGAAGTTGTACGAGTTGCAAGTTGAATAGTACTTTCAGTTGCTGTTTGATTTTGCATAGTTATGCCTCCTAGATTTGAAAAATATATTTTCTGATAATTATTTAAATAAAATGTGTATTAGTGATGCCAACTGTAGCGTTTAATTAACATTGCACATGAGCTATCCAGTATGTAACCCATAATTCCGATGGTAAGTACCATCGCAGTTAAACGGTCATATGAAAGCGTCTCGCGTGCATCCGCAATGGAATAACCAAGACCTGTAGTTACGCCCAAAAATTCAGCTGGTACGAGTACAATCCACGCCACACCTAATGCAAGGCGTATACCGGTAAGGATATCGAACGCAATCGCAGGAATAATTATTTGTGTAACCATATGCCATGGTTTTGCACCCAAGTTTTTGGCAACTTTAAACCAGGCCGGATCTACCTTAGCAAGCCCAGCTGCAGTAGCAAAAACAATAGGCCAAATTGCTGCAATGGCAATAAGAAACACAATTGCACCATTCCAAGTTGCAAATACGATTACTGCAATCGGTTCCCAAGAAAGTGGGCTGATCATACGTATTAATTGAAATGGTGAATTACTCAGTTGTCGAAAGATTTTACTTCTACCCAATAGGATTCCAATGGGTACACCAACAATAATGGCAATCAATAAACCAATACCTAAGCGGTAGCCACTAGACTGAATCGCTGATTGTATTTTTCCTTCTGCAAATAATTCAGGAAATGCCTGAAATGTTGGAATGGGTCCAAAGTCTTTAAAGTTAGTGGTATTAGGATTAATCTCAATGAGATAAGCCCCAAACAACCAAAGCAAGAAAAGAATAAATAGGCCGGCAACCCAATAAAACAAGCTGACACCAAAATTCTTTGCATAGGAGCCTTCCTGATTAGGAAGCGCTCCTGCACCAGCATCTATTAAGTCAGTATTGGCATCTCCATTGCTCAAAGTTCAAATACCTCCGTGCGAGTATAAGGATCGCCTTCAGTTGGTACGCTGGCATCATTACGCCATTTTGGATTGGCTTCTAATGCTGCTTTAACATAATCGTAGTTAACCAAATCTTCATTTACATGCTCAGGCGTAAGCGTATCTAAGAACTTTGCATTTCCTGTAACCACTGTTTCTTTCAAATCATTAATTACAAGCTCTGTTGCAGACCGATAAGGCCAAGCTTGGAAGTCAATGCGGTTCTGATCCCAGTCTGGGTGCTTAATGGCCTCAGGATTTTGATAGTACGCTGGATCGTAAAACAACATTGCACGCTTCACGACTTCTTTTGGTATAGGGAAATAACCTTTACCATCTTTGGATAATAGCTCAGCCATCGCTTCTCTATTCTCGGCTAGATGTATTTGCGCTTTTATGATTGCGTTATGTACACCCTGCGCCCAAGCAGCACGATCTGGATCCATTGCATCATCTTCGTGCATCACCACAACACAACATGGGTGTCCTTTCCAAGCATCACCGGTAAAGCGCAACACTTTTCCGCCCGCTTTAAGTTCACCAAGAGCATTAAACGGTTCTGCAACGCAATAACCATCAATACTTCCTGCTGCGAGCGCAGGCGGCATGGACGGAGGAGGTAAAACGAGGAAGTTGCATTCGTCCGGCGCCAATTTTGCTGATTGAGGCTTAATGACAGGTTTAATTCCGGCAGCTTTCATAATTTTTTGCGAAACAATATTATGAATCGAATACCAATACGGTACTGCAAACTGTTTGCCACCAAAATCTTTTGGCTCATTGATACCACTATTCTTACCCACAAGGATTGCTGAACCATTGGTATGGTCCCACGCTGTAACTTTGATAGGATATTTATTGTTGTAGCGCATCCAAACCGGAATCGGTATCAACATGTGCGTGAGATTAAAACGATGTGCTGCAAACGC
It contains:
- the recR gene encoding recombination protein RecR; translation: MSFGFSGNGSQPPTLLDALIESLKCLPGVGPKSAQRMAFHLLQRNRDGAKNLADNLNKAVKEIGHCANCRTFTEHDLCVICNDNSRLIKQICVVESPADVFTIEKSTDYKGMYFVLMGRLSPLDGIGPKELGLEVLEKRLTEQNIEEMILATNSTVEGEVTAHVLSEMARKQDIKTTRLAQGVPVGGELEFVDQNTIAQAFNSRKHY
- a CDS encoding 2-hydroxymuconate tautomerase family protein codes for the protein MPYVNIKVTKENVTSQQKSELIKGVTALLENVLNKNPATTIVVIDEVDTDNWGIAGEPVTLRRKRGE
- a CDS encoding ABC transporter permease subunit, which translates into the protein MSNGDANTDLIDAGAGALPNQEGSYAKNFGVSLFYWVAGLFILFLLWLFGAYLIEINPNTTNFKDFGPIPTFQAFPELFAEGKIQSAIQSSGYRLGIGLLIAIIVGVPIGILLGRSKIFRQLSNSPFQLIRMISPLSWEPIAVIVFATWNGAIVFLIAIAAIWPIVFATAAGLAKVDPAWFKVAKNLGAKPWHMVTQIIIPAIAFDILTGIRLALGVAWIVLVPAEFLGVTTGLGYSIADARETLSYDRLTAMVLTIGIMGYILDSSCAMLIKRYSWHH
- the rsgA gene encoding ribosome small subunit-dependent GTPase A, with the protein product MINKYSAKIVSRHGAHLVVKDDQGIRHTCISSKKFSHIVCGDRVECSKIDQDRDQILNILPRKNELVRQTEYAKKSVAANIDTIIIVCAVEPEPSLELIDHYIVAAEQLPSDVVITLNKIDLENHLSIIESLQSKYTNLPYPIVTTSKLSSIHNLDALINLLKNKTCIFVGQSGVGKSTLINALVPNINIDTQEISDLSRQGRHTTSSTTLYDLPLGGELIDSPGVREFVMPKLDAKSISKGFVEIEKFRNECKFHNCIHIQEPKCAVLEAVKENRINKQRYESYLKMMDNIKEENYQ
- a CDS encoding YbaB/EbfC family nucleoid-associated protein; the protein is MMKGGIGNLMKQAQKMQEDMQKAQDELKNLEVEGQAGGGLVKVTMTGKHAVRRVQVDDSLLKDDKEMLEDLIAAAMNDASNKVEELTKDQMSGLTSGLNLPPGMKLPF
- a CDS encoding DNA polymerase III subunit gamma/tau, with translation MSYQALARKWRPKNFTEVVGQGHVVKALANALDQERIHHAYLFTGTRGVGKTTLARIFAKCLNCEQGMTSSPCGTCGSCEEIDAGRFIDLIEVDAASRTKVEDTRELLDNVQYSPTRGNFKVYLIDEVHMLSGHSFNALLKTLEEPPPHVKFLLATTDSQKLPITVLSRCLQFNLKRLSNDAITTQLKKLLQAEEISFEKNALHALARSADGSMRDSLSLLDQAIAYSDGNVTDIAIHEMLGTVPREFLHKLMQALANSDSAAIMQATQELAQLSADFNGLFVDIIEVLHQVALSQAVPSMLETLEFDAALVKELTGSFSPEDVQLYYQIALIGKRDLYLSTTPQSALEMTLLRMLTFRPTESTKIKIDVAPSPGNTLKKTDTTQKTEKKIKESSESNKAGKPNKNASLKDLSENNEEWPKLVEKLGLQAVSYSLASNCSIESITDETITLHLAYKHEGIATKGAQQRLEKALQEYFGNELKLIIEISSNQLETPAKKKDRAREKIQSQAEKTAESDEAVKALKSQFGAEIIEGSVKPL
- a CDS encoding CbtB-domain containing protein — its product is MQNQTATESTIQLATRTTSLSKPLQIACAFILGSVILYGAGFVSTAAVHNAAHDVRHAQAFPCH